In Serratia marcescens subsp. marcescens ATCC 13880, a single genomic region encodes these proteins:
- a CDS encoding U32 family peptidase, which translates to MKYALGPVLYYWPKNDIAAFYQQAAESSADIIYLGESVCTKRREMKVGDWLALAREIARSGKQVVISTLALLQAPSELNELKRYVENGEFLFEANDLGAVNMAAERGLPFVAGHALNCYNAYTLRLLRRQGMMRWCMPVELSRDWLANLLTQCDELGFRHDFEVEVLSYGHLPLAYSARCFTARSENRGKDECETCCIKYPQGRMMRSQEQQQVFVLNGIQTMSGYCYNLGNELPSMQGLVDIVRLSPQGAETLAQIDAFRANEYGEQPLTLTDHADCNGYWRRVAGLELVS; encoded by the coding sequence GCGGAGAGCAGCGCCGACATCATTTACCTCGGCGAGAGCGTCTGCACCAAGCGGCGCGAGATGAAGGTCGGCGACTGGCTGGCGCTGGCGCGTGAAATCGCCCGCAGCGGCAAGCAGGTCGTGATCTCCACGTTGGCGCTGCTGCAGGCGCCGTCCGAACTGAATGAGCTGAAACGCTATGTGGAGAACGGCGAGTTTCTGTTTGAAGCCAACGACCTGGGCGCGGTCAACATGGCGGCGGAGCGCGGTCTGCCGTTCGTCGCCGGCCATGCGCTGAACTGCTACAACGCCTATACCCTGCGCCTGCTGCGCCGCCAGGGCATGATGCGCTGGTGCATGCCGGTCGAGCTGTCGCGCGACTGGCTGGCCAACCTGCTGACGCAGTGCGACGAACTGGGCTTCCGCCACGACTTCGAAGTGGAGGTGCTGAGTTACGGCCACCTGCCGCTGGCCTATTCGGCGCGCTGCTTCACCGCCCGCTCGGAAAACCGCGGCAAGGACGAGTGCGAAACCTGCTGCATCAAATATCCGCAGGGCCGCATGATGCGTTCGCAGGAGCAACAGCAGGTGTTCGTGCTCAACGGCATCCAGACCATGAGCGGCTACTGCTACAACCTTGGCAACGAGCTGCCGAGCATGCAAGGGCTGGTGGACATCGTGCGGCTATCGCCGCAGGGCGCCGAGACGCTGGCGCAAATCGACGCCTTCCGCGCCAACGAGTATGGCGAGCAGCCGCTGACTTTGACCGACCACGCCGACTGCAACGGTTACTGGCGCCGCGTGGCGGGACTGGAGTTGGTGTCTTAG